The following coding sequences lie in one Miscanthus floridulus cultivar M001 chromosome 9, ASM1932011v1, whole genome shotgun sequence genomic window:
- the LOC136482360 gene encoding protein COFACTOR ASSEMBLY OF COMPLEX C SUBUNIT B CCB1, chloroplastic-like: MDATNAAAARRLLLPLRALPPAPPRGAAVSARPRRRSWPRRRVRVAPARASLDSAAVLLDAAAAVAAGGTGYSQASYYTSLGLFVLSVPGLWSLIKRSVKSKIVQKTFIKEEGQSMAPKQVAGEILSFFTRNNFTVSDRGEVITFEGTMIPSRGQAALLTFCTCISLGSVGLVLSIAVPEGGNNWFWLMTLSPLAGVYYWTKASRKEEIKVKMILSDDGNLSEILVQGDDVQVEQMRKELKFSEKGMIYVKGIFET, from the exons ATGGACGCCACCAACGCCGCGGCTGCGAGGCGCCTCCTACTCCCGCTCCGCGCcctgccgccggcgccgccgcggggCGCGGCGGTCTCCGCCCGCCCCCGGCGGCGATCCTGGCCGAGGAGGCGAGTCCGTGTCGCCCCGGCGCGCGCGTCGCTGGACAGCGCCGCGGTCCTGCTCGACGCCGCGGCCGCGGTGGCCGCCGGCGGGACAGGTTACTCGCAGGCGAGCTATTACACGTCGCTGGGGCTCTTCGTTCTCTCCGTGCCGGGGCTGTGGTCCCTCATCAAGCGCTCCGTCAAGTCCAAG ATTGTGCAAAAGACATTTATCAAAGAAGAAGGGCAGTCGATGGCGCCAAAGCAGGTGGCTGGAGAGATCCTGTCGTTCTTCACCCGCAACAATTTCACCGTCTCAGACCGTGGGGAGGTCATCAC ATTTGAGGGCACAATGATACCAAGCAGAGGCCAGGCGGCGCTGCTAACCTTCTGCACCTGCATTAGCCTTGGGAGTGTTGGGCTCGTTCTATCAATCGCTGTCCCAGAAGGTGGCAACAACTGGTTCTGGCTTATGACCCTAAGCCCCTTAGC GGGAGTGTACTACTGGACAAAAGCGTCAAGGAAAGAAGAGATCAAGGTCAAGATGATCCTATCTGATGATGGGAACTTATCCGAGATCCTTGTGCAGGGTGATGACGTCCAAGTTGAGCAGATGAggaaggagctcaagttcagcgAGAAGGGGATGATATATGTGAAGGGCATCTTTGAGACATGA
- the LOC136482361 gene encoding uncharacterized protein isoform X1, protein MEYLHRICRDCIDKSMRLGAQFSAMKTMNFQVVCCVRNAPDAWRSAPAPLCSSDAASEERFGQLIQKLKKKGVNPKQWRLGNFQRMLCLQLGGSSLGEPDSTHRGDIQPEEDRDLDFVCFISFSEIDLHVLCLVGLQVRTHAIQTAH, encoded by the exons ATGGAGTATTTGCACCGGATTTGTAGGGATTGTATAGATAAATCAATGCGGCTTGG TGCTCAGTTCAGTGCTATGAAAACAATGAACTTTCAAGTGGTCTGCTGCGTGCGCAATGCTCCAGACGCGTGGCGGTCCGCCCCCGCCCCCCTGTGCTCCAGTGACG CTGCTTCTGAGGAGAGATTTGGGCAGCTCATTCAGAAGTTGAAAAAGAAAGGTGTTAATCCTAAGCAGTGGAGACTTGGAAATTTTCAGCGCATGTTATGCCTACAG CTAGGTGGGAGTTCATTGGGGGAGCCTGATTCAACACATCGTGGAGACATTCAGCCAGAGGAGGATAGAGATTTAGATTTTGTTTGTTTCATAAGCTTTTCTGAAATAGATCTACATGTCCTCTGCTTGGTGGGGTTGCAGGTGAGGACGCACGCGATCCAGACGGCGCACTAG
- the LOC136482361 gene encoding uncharacterized protein isoform X2: MEYLHRICRDCIDKSMRLGAQFSAMKTMNFQVVCCVRNAPDAWRSAPAPLCSSDAASEERFGQLIQKLKKKGVNPKQWRLGNFQRMLCLQVRTHAIQTAH; encoded by the exons ATGGAGTATTTGCACCGGATTTGTAGGGATTGTATAGATAAATCAATGCGGCTTGG TGCTCAGTTCAGTGCTATGAAAACAATGAACTTTCAAGTGGTCTGCTGCGTGCGCAATGCTCCAGACGCGTGGCGGTCCGCCCCCGCCCCCCTGTGCTCCAGTGACG CTGCTTCTGAGGAGAGATTTGGGCAGCTCATTCAGAAGTTGAAAAAGAAAGGTGTTAATCCTAAGCAGTGGAGACTTGGAAATTTTCAGCGCATGTTATGCCTACAG GTGAGGACGCACGCGATCCAGACGGCGCACTAG